One window of Acidimicrobiales bacterium genomic DNA carries:
- a CDS encoding TasA family protein codes for MNKRNITTATEAVSRSAKWRKALIPLTTLAAAGALAIGSGANFTSNSANAASVVASGSLTQSNSKSAAAIFNVTNLKPGDTASGDVTITNTGSLPAVFSVTETATNGFTDKTNLVMTVTQGSTTVWTGTFGTMGTQALGTFAAGEARTYHFSSQLKSTAGNAEQGKNASASYSWDAAQTSTAANVNQPAATPANATAAN; via the coding sequence ATGAACAAGCGCAACATCACCACCGCCACCGAAGCAGTTTCCCGCAGCGCCAAGTGGCGCAAGGCCCTGATCCCGCTGACCACGCTGGCCGCCGCCGGCGCGCTGGCCATCGGTTCGGGCGCGAACTTCACGTCGAACTCGGCCAACGCCGCCAGCGTCGTCGCCTCCGGCTCGCTGACCCAGTCCAACAGCAAGTCGGCCGCCGCGATCTTCAACGTCACCAACCTCAAGCCGGGCGACACCGCCAGCGGTGACGTCACCATCACCAACACCGGCTCGCTGCCGGCGGTGTTCTCGGTGACCGAGACGGCGACCAACGGCTTCACCGACAAGACCAACCTCGTGATGACCGTCACGCAGGGCTCGACGACCGTCTGGACCGGCACGTTCGGCACCATGGGCACCCAGGCCCTCGGTACCTTCGCCGCCGGCGAAGCCCGCACGTACCACTTCTCGAGCCAGCTCAAGTCCACCGCCGGCAACGCCGAGCAGGGCAAGAACGCTTCGGCTTCCTACAGCTGGGATGCCGCCCAGACCTCGACGGCCGCCAACGTGAACCAGCCTGCCGCCACCCCGGCGAACGCCACGGCCGCCAACTAA
- a CDS encoding amidohydrolase family protein, with amino-acid sequence MDRLVIRGGTVVDGTGAPGYAADVAVEADRIVEIGPNLSGDDTLDALGCVVAPGFVDIHTHYDAQVFWDPALTPSSFHGVTTVVAGNCGFSLSPTRPVDRDLVGRTMEKVEDMDPECLAEGIPWDEFETFPQYLDCVRRRGSALNFAAYIGHTPVRLYVMREDASDRAAKPDEIAEMVGLVEEAMDAGAAGFATSRAITHLGADGRPIPSRVAEREELEALFGAVGRSGRGVVAVNGGEGFGFTDCYKVQPQIGAPITYTALLTFPGGGHMKAVDIHRRNREQGADVWPQVSCRPLSFSMTMVEPFTLNTNPVFAQLSGASLDDRRAAFANPAWRDQVNAAWTLPPRWQTFEIMESAKHPELVGRTVTDIAAARGAEPLDVLLDLAVDDLEGLRVKTIIANDDEEGISVLLNEPGCALGLSDAGAHVGQLCDAPLPTDLLGPWVRDRQVMSLEKAVHKLTQEPANLFGFAGRGVLQPGAYADIVVFDPATVGPGPLRRVRDFPADTARLTADAPTGMRHLLVNGTATRIDEAQRAVRAGRVVSPSRRG; translated from the coding sequence ATGGACCGACTGGTGATTCGTGGGGGAACGGTGGTCGACGGGACGGGCGCGCCGGGCTACGCCGCCGACGTTGCCGTCGAGGCTGACCGCATCGTCGAGATCGGACCGAACCTGTCGGGCGACGACACGCTCGACGCGTTGGGCTGCGTCGTCGCGCCCGGATTCGTCGACATCCACACGCACTACGACGCGCAGGTGTTCTGGGACCCGGCGCTCACGCCGTCGAGCTTCCACGGCGTCACCACCGTCGTCGCCGGCAACTGCGGCTTCAGCCTCTCGCCGACGCGACCCGTCGACCGCGACCTCGTCGGGCGCACGATGGAGAAGGTCGAGGACATGGACCCGGAGTGCCTAGCGGAGGGCATCCCGTGGGACGAGTTCGAGACGTTCCCGCAGTATCTCGACTGTGTGCGCCGCCGCGGCAGTGCCCTCAACTTCGCCGCTTACATCGGCCACACGCCGGTGCGGCTCTACGTGATGCGCGAGGACGCGTCGGATCGCGCCGCCAAGCCCGACGAGATCGCCGAGATGGTCGGCCTCGTCGAAGAGGCGATGGACGCTGGCGCGGCGGGCTTCGCCACCAGCCGCGCCATCACCCACCTCGGCGCCGACGGCCGACCGATCCCGAGCCGCGTCGCCGAGCGCGAGGAGCTCGAGGCGTTGTTCGGCGCCGTCGGTCGCAGCGGCCGCGGCGTCGTGGCTGTCAACGGCGGCGAAGGCTTCGGCTTCACCGACTGCTACAAGGTGCAGCCGCAGATCGGCGCGCCCATCACGTACACCGCGCTGCTCACGTTCCCGGGCGGCGGCCATATGAAGGCGGTCGACATCCATCGGCGGAACCGCGAGCAGGGCGCCGACGTGTGGCCCCAGGTGAGCTGCCGCCCGCTGTCGTTCTCGATGACGATGGTCGAGCCCTTCACCCTCAACACCAACCCGGTGTTCGCCCAGCTGTCGGGGGCGTCGCTCGACGACCGCCGCGCCGCCTTCGCCAACCCGGCGTGGCGCGACCAGGTCAACGCCGCGTGGACGCTGCCGCCGCGGTGGCAGACCTTCGAGATCATGGAGTCGGCCAAACACCCCGAGCTCGTGGGGCGCACCGTCACCGACATCGCCGCCGCCCGCGGCGCCGAGCCGCTCGACGTCCTGCTCGACCTCGCCGTCGACGACCTCGAAGGGCTCCGGGTCAAGACGATCATCGCCAACGACGACGAGGAGGGCATCAGCGTCCTACTCAACGAGCCGGGCTGCGCCCTCGGGCTCTCCGACGCCGGCGCCCACGTCGGCCAGCTGTGCGACGCGCCCCTGCCCACCGACCTGCTCGGCCCCTGGGTCCGCGACAGACAAGTGATGTCGCTGGAGAAGGCGGTGCACAAGCTCACGCAGGAACCGGCGAACCTGTTCGGCTTCGCGGGTCGCGGCGTGCTGCAACCCGGTGCCTACGCCGACATCGTCGTGTTCGACCCGGCGACGGTTGGGCCGGGTCCGCTGCGCCGTGTCCGCGACTTCCCGGCCGACACGGCGCGCCTGACCGCGGATGCCCCCACCGGCATGCGCCACCTGCTGGTCAACGGCACGGCGACGCGCATCGACGAAGCACAACGCGCGGTGCGCGCCGGGCGCGTCGTCAGCCCGAGCCGGCGCGGCTGA
- a CDS encoding TMEM175 family protein — translation MHKGRMEAFSDGVIAILITIMVLELHVPKGQDLHALRPLVPVFFSYVLSFVYLGIYWNNHHHLLHATTHVSGGILWANLHLLFWLSLFPFVTEWMGENHFARTPAAVYGVVALGAALAYYLLQTMIVRVDGHDSVLAAALGRDLKGKASPVLYASAIPLAFVNHWIAVALYVTVALIWLIPDRRLERQFV, via the coding sequence GTGCACAAGGGGCGGATGGAAGCGTTCAGCGACGGCGTGATCGCGATCCTGATCACGATCATGGTGCTGGAACTGCACGTGCCGAAGGGCCAGGACCTCCACGCCCTGCGCCCGCTCGTACCGGTGTTCTTCAGCTACGTGTTGAGCTTCGTGTACCTCGGCATCTACTGGAACAACCACCACCACCTGTTGCACGCGACGACGCACGTGAGCGGCGGCATCCTGTGGGCCAACCTGCATCTGCTGTTCTGGCTGTCGCTGTTCCCGTTCGTGACGGAGTGGATGGGCGAGAACCACTTCGCCCGCACGCCGGCCGCCGTCTACGGCGTCGTCGCCCTCGGTGCGGCCCTCGCCTACTACTTGCTGCAGACGATGATCGTGCGCGTCGACGGACACGACTCGGTCCTCGCCGCCGCACTCGGGCGCGACCTCAAGGGCAAGGCGTCGCCCGTGCTGTACGCGTCGGCGATTCCACTGGCGTTCGTGAACCATTGGATCGCGGTGGCGCTGTACGTCACCGTGGCGCTGATCTGGCTGATCCCCGATCGGCGCCTCGAGCGCCAGTTCGTTTGA
- a CDS encoding patatin-like phospholipase family protein has translation MTTAFVLSGGASLGSVQVGMLLALAERGERPDMIVGTSVGAINGAWIASRPDFVGVQALADLWSSLKARDVFPRQLGQGLLGFVGRRQSLVSAAGLRRLISAHLDFARLEDAPIPLHVVATDLLTGKDSRLSTGDALEAITASASIPSVFPPVMIDGKALIDGGVVNNTPIADAVDLGADVVWVLPTGYACSLDKPPRGALSIALHALTLTINQRLAVDVARYESVVDLRLIPPLCPIATTPLDFSHTRELIDASYAWTQKWLAGKHPWTGQAKLLALHEH, from the coding sequence GTGACCACCGCGTTCGTCCTCTCCGGAGGTGCGAGCCTCGGCTCGGTCCAGGTCGGCATGCTGCTGGCCTTGGCCGAGCGGGGCGAGCGCCCCGACATGATCGTCGGGACCTCCGTCGGTGCGATCAACGGCGCGTGGATTGCTTCCCGCCCGGATTTCGTCGGCGTGCAAGCACTCGCCGACCTGTGGTCGTCGCTCAAAGCGCGCGACGTGTTCCCACGCCAGCTCGGCCAGGGACTGCTCGGTTTCGTCGGCCGCCGCCAAAGCCTGGTGTCGGCTGCGGGGTTGCGGCGACTCATCAGCGCCCATCTCGACTTCGCACGCCTCGAGGACGCACCGATCCCGCTGCACGTCGTGGCGACGGATCTGCTGACGGGCAAGGACTCCCGCTTGTCGACGGGCGACGCCCTCGAAGCGATCACCGCCAGCGCCAGCATCCCGAGCGTGTTCCCGCCGGTCATGATCGACGGCAAGGCGCTCATCGACGGCGGCGTGGTCAACAACACGCCGATCGCCGATGCGGTTGACCTCGGCGCCGACGTCGTGTGGGTGCTGCCCACCGGCTACGCCTGCTCGCTCGACAAACCGCCCCGCGGCGCCTTGTCCATTGCCCTCCATGCCTTGACGTTGACGATCAACCAGCGTCTCGCCGTCGACGTCGCCCGCTACGAGTCGGTCGTCGACCTGCGCCTCATCCCGCCGCTGTGCCCGATCGCCACGACGCCGCTCGACTTTTCCCACACCCGCGAACTGATTGACGCGTCATATGCGTGGACGCAGAAGTGGCTCGCCGGCAAGCACCCGTGGACGGGCCAGGCGAAGCTGCTGGCGCTGCACGAGCACTAG
- a CDS encoding multicopper oxidase domain-containing protein, producing MTQTALPPRRDGNNGAGNSTGTGNAPEVETQLRALRDEIDHGRDVQGAWMLFTIGLAVMAMLVALVAGYAAIRHTTGRASAPSTGTSSQSLPATAKVKLSEFALTPNTVTVAEGATLTVTNGGTVEHNLAIKGQTAATAMLKPGDSAKLSLAGLAPGMYTMFCAVPGHEAAGMTAMLHVGNVATATATKGSAAKDATIDFNAMPKANWHAFDPTLQPSDGGSVHDVTFHTTDKLMEVAPGVKQLMWTFNDQVPGPTLRGKVGDVFNVTLVNDGTMGHSIDFHASKVSPSVQMRTINPGESLVYQFKAGYAGIFMYHCGTAPALHHIGNGMYGAVIIDPPALDPVDHEYVMVQSELYLGPQGQPGDLAKMQAVKPDAVVFNGYVNQYKFSPIKVNAGDRVRVWVLDAGPSENSSFHIVGTIFDTVYKEGDYTLRPGPGHGGSQALDLQPAQGGFVEFTLDDDGSYPMVTHKFANVMKGALGLFQVGDAAPMSH from the coding sequence ATGACGCAGACCGCACTTCCGCCGCGCCGCGACGGAAACAACGGCGCCGGCAACAGCACCGGCACCGGCAACGCCCCGGAGGTCGAAACCCAACTCCGCGCGCTCCGAGACGAGATCGACCACGGGCGCGACGTGCAAGGCGCGTGGATGCTGTTCACGATCGGCCTCGCCGTCATGGCGATGCTCGTCGCGCTGGTCGCGGGTTACGCGGCGATCCGGCATACGACGGGTCGCGCGTCGGCACCCTCGACGGGCACTTCGTCGCAGTCGTTGCCGGCCACCGCGAAGGTGAAGCTCAGCGAGTTCGCCCTCACGCCGAACACCGTCACGGTCGCCGAAGGCGCCACCCTTACGGTGACCAACGGCGGCACCGTCGAGCACAACCTCGCCATCAAGGGTCAGACGGCGGCCACCGCCATGCTGAAGCCCGGCGACTCGGCCAAGCTGTCACTCGCGGGCCTGGCGCCCGGGATGTACACGATGTTCTGCGCCGTTCCCGGTCACGAGGCCGCCGGCATGACCGCCATGCTGCACGTCGGCAACGTGGCGACCGCCACGGCGACAAAGGGATCCGCCGCCAAGGACGCCACCATCGATTTCAACGCCATGCCCAAGGCGAACTGGCACGCGTTCGACCCGACGTTGCAGCCGAGTGACGGCGGCTCGGTTCACGACGTCACGTTCCACACCACCGACAAGCTGATGGAAGTGGCGCCGGGCGTGAAGCAGCTGATGTGGACGTTCAACGATCAGGTTCCCGGCCCGACGCTGCGCGGCAAGGTCGGCGACGTGTTCAACGTGACGCTGGTGAACGACGGCACGATGGGCCACTCGATCGACTTCCACGCCTCGAAGGTTTCGCCGAGCGTCCAGATGCGCACGATCAATCCGGGTGAGTCGCTCGTGTACCAGTTCAAGGCCGGCTACGCCGGCATCTTCATGTACCACTGCGGCACCGCCCCCGCGCTGCACCACATCGGCAACGGCATGTACGGCGCCGTCATCATCGACCCACCGGCGCTCGACCCCGTCGACCACGAGTACGTCATGGTGCAGTCCGAGCTCTACCTCGGTCCGCAGGGTCAGCCGGGCGACCTGGCGAAGATGCAGGCGGTCAAGCCGGACGCCGTGGTCTTCAACGGCTACGTGAATCAGTACAAGTTTTCGCCGATCAAGGTCAACGCCGGCGATCGCGTGCGGGTGTGGGTCCTCGACGCCGGACCGTCGGAGAACTCGTCGTTCCACATCGTGGGCACGATCTTCGACACCGTCTACAAGGAAGGCGACTACACGTTGCGCCCGGGTCCGGGTCACGGCGGTTCGCAGGCGCTCGACCTCCAGCCGGCCCAGGGCGGCTTCGTCGAGTTCACCCTCGACGACGACGGCAGCTATCCGATGGTGACGCACAAGTTCGCCAACGTCATGAAGGGCGCGCTCGGGCTATTCCAAGTCGGCGACGCCGCTCCGATGAGTCACTGA
- a CDS encoding sigma-70 family RNA polymerase sigma factor — MLERVYREQWGRVVATLVGLHGAFDLAEEAVQEAFAIAAERWPRDGAPDNPRAWLVATARNRAVNRINRERRFADKAHLLVSDDHADMTPDSAIRDERLELIFACCHPALALDAQVALVLRTLGGLSTEDIARAFLVAEPTMAQRLVRAKRKIRAAGIPFRVPPDHLLPDRLAAVLGVIYLIFNEGYSGRVDLATEALLLGEALIELMPDEPEVRGLFALMLLLHARRRARHDDKGDVVALADQDRSRYDAAEIARGREELDRALALLGRGPYVVQAAIASLHAAREPDWAQIAALYAELSRLTQSPVVELNRAIAVAEVDGPAAALAIVEELDLAGYRYFHAARADLLRRLGRTDEAAAAYRAALDLTADDTERRFLTRRLAELT; from the coding sequence ATTCTCGAACGCGTCTACCGCGAGCAGTGGGGGCGAGTCGTCGCCACGCTGGTCGGCCTCCACGGCGCCTTCGACCTCGCCGAGGAGGCCGTCCAGGAGGCCTTCGCCATTGCGGCCGAACGCTGGCCCCGCGACGGCGCGCCCGACAACCCGCGGGCGTGGCTGGTGGCCACGGCGCGCAACCGCGCCGTCAACCGCATCAACCGCGAACGCCGCTTCGCCGACAAAGCGCACCTGCTCGTGAGCGACGACCACGCCGACATGACGCCTGATTCCGCCATCCGCGACGAGCGACTCGAGCTGATCTTCGCCTGCTGCCATCCGGCGCTCGCCCTCGACGCCCAGGTGGCGCTGGTGCTGCGCACCCTCGGCGGCCTGTCGACCGAGGACATCGCCCGCGCCTTCCTCGTCGCCGAACCGACCATGGCGCAGCGCCTGGTGCGGGCGAAGCGCAAGATCCGCGCCGCCGGCATCCCGTTCCGCGTCCCGCCCGATCACCTGCTGCCCGACCGGCTGGCGGCGGTGCTCGGCGTCATCTATTTGATCTTCAACGAGGGCTACAGCGGCCGGGTCGACCTGGCGACGGAGGCGTTGCTGCTCGGCGAGGCGCTCATCGAGCTGATGCCCGACGAGCCCGAGGTGCGCGGCTTGTTCGCCTTGATGCTGCTGCTCCACGCCCGGCGCCGCGCCCGCCACGACGACAAGGGCGACGTGGTCGCGCTCGCCGACCAGGATCGGTCGCGCTACGACGCGGCGGAGATCGCACGTGGCCGAGAGGAACTGGACCGGGCGCTGGCGCTGCTCGGCCGCGGTCCCTACGTCGTACAGGCCGCCATCGCGTCGCTGCACGCCGCGCGCGAACCCGACTGGGCCCAGATCGCGGCGCTGTACGCCGAGTTGTCCCGGCTCACGCAGTCGCCCGTCGTCGAGCTCAACCGCGCCATCGCGGTGGCGGAAGTCGACGGGCCGGCGGCCGCCCTCGCCATCGTCGAGGAACTCGACCTCGCCGGCTACCGCTACTTCCACGCGGCGCGTGCCGACCTCCTGCGTCGCCTCGGTCGCACCGACGAAGCCGCCGCCGCCTACCGCGCCGCCCTCGACCTCACCGCCGACGACACCGAACGCCGCTTCCTCACCCGCCGCCTCGCCGAACTCACCTAA
- a CDS encoding YciI family protein has protein sequence MKYMLLIHQGSAPTPRDPEAWATLSEAEQQQVYADYGALNQTPGVTPGHGLDAPETATTVRVENGKTLTTDGPFVEMKEAINGYLLFDAADLDAAIELAARIPAARLGGAVEVRPVMEY, from the coding sequence ATGAAGTACATGCTTTTGATCCACCAGGGCTCGGCGCCGACGCCGCGTGACCCCGAGGCCTGGGCGACGCTGTCCGAAGCCGAGCAGCAGCAGGTGTACGCCGACTACGGCGCGCTCAACCAGACGCCGGGGGTGACGCCGGGCCACGGACTCGACGCCCCGGAGACGGCCACGACCGTGCGCGTCGAGAACGGCAAGACCCTGACCACCGACGGCCCGTTCGTCGAGATGAAAGAAGCAATCAACGGGTACCTGCTGTTCGACGCCGCCGACCTCGACGCCGCCATCGAACTCGCGGCGCGCATCCCGGCGGCGCGCCTCGGCGGCGCCGTCGAAGTCCGGCCGGTTATGGAGTACTAG
- a CDS encoding response regulator codes for MIATVQQTLTATRYANLGVFVVLTAACMWHWLRGHRRNMRFAAAAFGTLTLLQTLSLALTQAAAQHLFVWIAKGVLVIFVLFPYFLHLFATSFGRSLVVERWAARLTTAVVVGWTILLPRFPLPGQPIAWTFNAYRIAILVQWTVLFASIAARMWLDSRGEATVPRRRMQVLSLAAGTMMAATLLSGVAKTPQTLDFILVTQLMFLGATIMFLIGLLPPRWMVDLWRRPESRAFQDAMGALFRAQTQTDMAAVLLPPCVRVVGAGGGSFIARDGRVLGEYGRTDSAVSTAHRFELKTGTLVIWTSAYAPFFGPGEFRLIDGLGAFADIAMERGALQERLTVALGEAQEASRMKSAFLANLSHEIRTPMNGVTGMLGLLLDTGLDQQQRDYAETMAGSVESLSSIIDDVLDFSKIEAGKLTLDSGPFDLRFAVDAAVSIFAGRAHEKGVELITHFDADVADVVVGDRLRLRQVLSNLIANAIKFTEGGEVVVRVSNAEGDGVRFDVRDDGIGIAPEQQSLLFEPFTQADSSTTRRYGGTGLGLAICRQLVELMQGEIHLESSLGHGSTFSFVVPLAPARRAEPARRVTLPPMRVLVVGSRASLRDALADALRHWSLSVECASGMAYARDALAARSFDVVMVDTELDDASHVDALTELRRAGRVRVIGLSPAHERGDAALANAWLSKPLRHATVRDCLAFVITDAPARTESTDAAKPPSQPASAGRVLVVEDNAVNRKVAVALLDKLGYAVDTAIDGVEALEALSRSQYDVVLMDCQMPRMDGYEATAEIRRRETDRHTPIVAMTASAMATDRERCLAEGMDDYLAKPIDRTALSNALRRCMGAAAT; via the coding sequence ATGATTGCCACCGTTCAGCAAACGCTCACCGCCACTCGCTACGCCAATCTCGGCGTCTTCGTCGTCCTCACGGCGGCGTGCATGTGGCACTGGCTGCGGGGGCACCGGCGCAACATGCGCTTCGCCGCCGCCGCCTTCGGCACGCTCACCCTGCTGCAGACGCTGAGCCTGGCGCTCACCCAGGCGGCGGCGCAGCACCTTTTCGTGTGGATCGCCAAGGGCGTGCTCGTCATCTTCGTGCTCTTCCCCTACTTCCTCCACCTGTTCGCCACCAGCTTCGGGCGGTCGCTGGTGGTCGAACGGTGGGCCGCCCGGCTGACGACGGCGGTCGTCGTCGGGTGGACGATTCTGCTGCCGCGCTTCCCACTGCCCGGCCAACCCATCGCGTGGACGTTCAACGCCTACCGGATCGCGATCCTCGTGCAGTGGACGGTGTTGTTCGCGTCGATCGCGGCGCGCATGTGGCTCGACAGCCGCGGCGAGGCGACGGTGCCGCGGCGGCGCATGCAGGTGCTGTCGCTGGCCGCCGGCACGATGATGGCAGCGACGCTGTTGTCGGGAGTCGCCAAAACGCCCCAGACGCTCGACTTCATCCTGGTGACGCAGCTGATGTTCCTCGGCGCCACGATCATGTTCCTCATCGGCCTGTTGCCGCCGCGCTGGATGGTCGACCTGTGGCGCCGTCCGGAGAGTCGCGCCTTTCAAGACGCGATGGGTGCGCTGTTCCGCGCACAAACGCAAACCGACATGGCGGCGGTGCTGTTACCGCCGTGTGTACGCGTCGTCGGCGCCGGCGGCGGTTCGTTCATCGCCCGCGACGGGCGCGTGCTCGGCGAGTACGGGCGCACCGACAGTGCAGTGTCCACCGCGCACCGGTTCGAGCTGAAGACGGGCACGCTCGTCATCTGGACGAGCGCGTACGCGCCGTTCTTCGGGCCCGGTGAGTTCCGCCTCATCGACGGCCTCGGCGCTTTCGCCGACATCGCCATGGAGCGCGGCGCACTCCAGGAACGACTCACGGTCGCGTTGGGCGAGGCCCAGGAGGCGTCGCGCATGAAGTCGGCGTTCCTCGCCAATCTCAGCCACGAGATCCGCACGCCGATGAACGGCGTGACCGGCATGCTGGGCCTGCTGCTCGACACCGGGCTCGACCAGCAGCAACGCGACTACGCCGAGACGATGGCAGGCTCGGTCGAGAGCCTCAGTTCGATCATCGACGACGTGCTCGACTTCTCCAAGATCGAAGCGGGCAAGCTCACCCTCGACAGCGGGCCATTCGACCTGCGCTTCGCCGTCGACGCCGCCGTCAGCATTTTCGCCGGGCGGGCCCACGAAAAGGGCGTCGAGTTGATCACCCACTTCGACGCTGACGTGGCCGACGTCGTCGTCGGCGACCGCCTGCGCCTGCGTCAAGTGCTGTCGAACCTCATCGCCAACGCCATCAAGTTCACCGAAGGCGGCGAAGTGGTCGTGCGCGTGAGCAACGCTGAGGGCGACGGCGTCCGCTTCGACGTGCGCGACGACGGCATCGGTATCGCGCCGGAGCAACAGTCGCTGCTGTTCGAGCCCTTCACCCAGGCCGATTCGTCGACGACGCGCCGCTACGGCGGCACCGGCCTCGGTCTCGCCATCTGCCGCCAGCTCGTGGAGCTCATGCAAGGCGAGATCCACCTCGAGAGCAGCCTGGGGCACGGCTCCACGTTCTCCTTCGTCGTACCGCTGGCGCCGGCGCGCCGCGCCGAGCCGGCCCGCCGCGTCACGTTGCCCCCCATGCGGGTGCTCGTCGTCGGTAGCCGCGCCTCGCTGCGCGACGCGCTCGCCGACGCGCTACGACACTGGTCGCTCAGCGTCGAATGCGCGAGCGGCATGGCTTACGCGCGCGACGCCCTCGCCGCCCGCAGCTTCGACGTCGTCATGGTCGACACGGAACTCGACGACGCGTCACACGTCGACGCCCTGACCGAACTGCGCCGCGCCGGACGCGTGCGCGTGATCGGGCTCAGCCCGGCACACGAACGAGGCGATGCCGCGCTCGCCAACGCCTGGCTGTCCAAACCGCTGCGGCACGCCACCGTGCGCGACTGCCTCGCCTTCGTCATCACCGACGCGCCGGCGCGGACCGAGTCCACCGACGCCGCCAAGCCGCCTTCGCAGCCCGCGAGCGCCGGCCGTGTGCTCGTGGTCGAAGACAACGCCGTCAACCGCAAGGTCGCCGTCGCCCTGCTCGACAAGCTCGGCTATGCCGTCGACACCGCCATCGACGGCGTCGAAGCGCTCGAAGCGCTCAGCCGCTCGCAGTACGACGTGGTGCTGATGGATTGCCAGATGCCGCGCATGGACGGGTACGAGGCCACCGCCGAGATCCGCCGGCGCGAGACCGACCGGCACACGCCGATCGTCGCCATGACGGCGTCAGCCATGGCAACAGATCGTGAACGCTGCCTCGCCGAAGGCATGGACGACTACCTCGCGAAGCCGATCGACCGCACCGCGCTGTCGAACGCGTTGCGGCGCTGCATGGGCGCGGCGGCGACCTGA
- a CDS encoding NUDIX domain-containing protein: MTVARLSEDQARALGHTTRREIVRIVDAASGDVTVAELAGALRLTQNAVRKHLALLVRAGLVTEAQEERHARGRPRLVYRPAAGANEDPYRRTATLLARVVSRGESPEAVGRAAGAATASPTTDTPVDALAAQLRRGGFDPVVVQREDGGANVVLRTCPLADAAAEASDVVCRLHLGLIEGMAQAIGGIDISAFDARDPYRAGCRVVTTQTGAPPPPAPNAATVGETHHMAKQSAALLVYRRTGEELEVLIVHPGGPYWAKKDDGAWSLPKGEYVDGEDPLTVARREFAEELGQPPPAGDVVDLGEVLQAGGKRVHAFAVAGDAEVSAITSNEFEMEWPPRSGRRQSFPEVDRAMWATIEVARVKLLGGQVPLLDALVSRAGSG; the protein is encoded by the coding sequence ATGACCGTTGCGCGTCTCAGCGAGGACCAAGCCCGTGCGCTGGGCCACACGACGCGCCGCGAAATCGTGCGCATCGTCGACGCCGCTTCCGGCGACGTGACTGTGGCCGAACTCGCCGGCGCATTACGGCTCACGCAGAACGCGGTGCGCAAGCACCTCGCCCTCCTCGTCCGCGCCGGACTCGTCACCGAGGCACAGGAGGAACGCCACGCGCGCGGGCGCCCGCGCCTCGTGTACCGGCCGGCCGCCGGAGCGAACGAAGACCCCTACCGGCGCACCGCGACCCTGCTCGCACGCGTCGTCAGCCGCGGGGAATCCCCCGAGGCCGTCGGCCGCGCCGCGGGCGCGGCAACGGCGTCGCCGACAACCGACACACCGGTGGACGCCCTGGCCGCGCAACTGCGACGCGGTGGCTTCGACCCCGTCGTCGTCCAACGCGAGGACGGCGGCGCCAACGTCGTGTTGCGAACATGCCCGCTGGCAGACGCCGCGGCCGAGGCAAGCGACGTCGTGTGCCGACTTCATCTCGGACTCATCGAGGGCATGGCGCAGGCGATTGGTGGCATCGACATCTCCGCCTTCGACGCCCGTGACCCCTATCGGGCGGGCTGCCGCGTCGTTACGACGCAAACTGGCGCGCCGCCACCTCCCGCGCCCAATGCTGCGACCGTCGGCGAAACTCACCACATGGCCAAGCAGAGCGCGGCGCTGCTCGTTTACCGCCGGACGGGCGAGGAACTCGAGGTGCTGATCGTGCATCCGGGCGGCCCGTACTGGGCCAAGAAGGACGACGGGGCGTGGTCGTTGCCGAAGGGCGAGTACGTCGACGGCGAGGACCCGCTCACAGTCGCGCGGCGCGAGTTCGCCGAAGAGCTCGGTCAACCACCTCCTGCCGGCGACGTCGTCGACCTCGGCGAGGTGCTCCAGGCGGGCGGCAAGCGGGTGCACGCGTTCGCGGTGGCGGGCGACGCGGAGGTCAGCGCCATCACCAGCAATGAGTTCGAGATGGAGTGGCCGCCGCGCTCGGGCCGCCGGCAGTCATTCCCCGAAGTCGACCGGGCGATGTGGGCCACGATCGAGGTCGCCCGAGTGAAACTCCTCGGCGGGCAGGTGCCGCTGCTCGACGCGCTGGTCAGCCGCGCCGGCTCGGGCTGA